In one window of Ignatzschineria indica DNA:
- a CDS encoding heavy metal translocating P-type ATPase, producing the protein MSDKGTQLQCYHCELPIKGKAPFTAMIQSEEQPMCCAGCKAVAEMIDQTGLTRYYDFRSEAAERPDTAPNLIPDELRQQMHFYDHPDVAVQFITKSKNKQGKEIFEAYLIIDKITCAACVWLLENSIKRIKGVERFDINLTTHRAHLSFDPSVVKISDILIEILNLGYQGTPYDEQIEQKNLKREWRSLLMEFGIAALFSMQVMTISVALYFGHYSEDMSDSSYHLLRWFSLFATIPCATYSSRSFYKAMYHDLRSGRLTMNVNISIAVIAGTLWSGYNTYMGIGETYYEGVTMFVFLLLGARVLETSARHKSLLISDDILKLKPNFAERIAEDGSLELVSTNRLNVGDVLLIKPGDSIPVDGVLLDKIAMVDESLLSGESLPLEKHQGDRLIGGSVNYEQPLRMEVLTVGAETVLSKMSRLIDRSMSEKPKIAKLADIISTYFVIGLLICCVGTFTVWYFLADAPTAFGVTLAVLVVSCPCALALATPSALSAGNQAIIEKGLIATRAGALETLGKVTDIVFDKTGTLTEGRLTINEILLYTDQYSEFELTKVAASLEATSNHPIAYGFSEWAYENQAELYTVDIIENVVGRGIKGEINGINYKIGRLDWFDLSEYEGKFDSGLWVGLGIGDQLLVAYSLLDQLKDDTQEVVEALRAQGYRLHILSGDRQTTVDLFNEALKIEDARGDLLPEGKLARVEELQASGAIVAMLGDGINDGPVLAKADVSIAIGQGALLAQSTADMILMSDQHLMPLVEGVKLAKRTDKIITQNLFWALLYNIVAIPCAMTGFVLPWMAALGMSLSSLIVVGNTLRIREGRNR; encoded by the coding sequence ATGAGTGATAAGGGAACCCAACTGCAATGTTACCATTGTGAGCTACCGATCAAGGGTAAAGCTCCCTTTACGGCGATGATTCAATCTGAAGAGCAACCGATGTGCTGTGCCGGTTGTAAAGCGGTTGCTGAGATGATTGATCAGACAGGATTAACGCGTTATTATGATTTTCGGTCTGAGGCTGCTGAACGCCCTGATACAGCCCCTAACTTAATTCCTGATGAGTTGCGACAACAGATGCACTTTTATGATCATCCCGATGTTGCCGTACAATTTATTACTAAATCAAAGAATAAACAGGGTAAAGAGATCTTTGAAGCCTATCTTATTATCGATAAGATTACCTGTGCCGCTTGTGTTTGGTTGCTAGAAAATAGTATCAAACGTATTAAGGGTGTTGAACGATTTGATATTAACTTAACAACTCATCGTGCTCATTTAAGCTTTGATCCTTCCGTTGTAAAAATTTCAGATATTTTAATCGAGATTCTCAATTTGGGTTATCAGGGGACTCCCTATGATGAGCAGATTGAACAGAAAAACTTGAAGAGAGAATGGCGCTCACTTCTGATGGAGTTTGGGATTGCTGCGCTCTTTTCAATGCAGGTAATGACTATTTCCGTTGCACTCTACTTTGGTCATTATTCAGAAGATATGAGTGATAGCTCTTACCACCTATTACGATGGTTTAGTCTCTTTGCCACCATTCCTTGTGCGACCTATTCGAGTCGTAGTTTCTATAAAGCGATGTATCACGACTTAAGAAGTGGCCGTTTAACCATGAACGTGAATATTTCGATAGCGGTCATTGCCGGGACTTTATGGAGTGGTTACAACACCTACATGGGGATTGGTGAAACCTATTATGAAGGGGTGACGATGTTTGTCTTTCTTCTTCTAGGAGCAAGAGTATTAGAGACAAGCGCACGCCATAAGTCGTTATTGATCTCTGATGATATCTTAAAGCTCAAGCCGAACTTTGCAGAGAGAATTGCGGAAGATGGCTCTTTGGAGCTTGTCTCTACCAATCGCTTAAATGTAGGGGATGTTCTTCTGATAAAGCCGGGTGATAGTATCCCGGTTGATGGGGTCTTGCTAGATAAGATCGCAATGGTCGACGAATCTCTCTTATCAGGAGAGAGCCTTCCGCTAGAGAAGCATCAAGGCGATCGACTTATTGGAGGATCAGTCAACTATGAGCAGCCGTTACGGATGGAAGTTTTGACGGTAGGTGCCGAGACAGTCCTCTCTAAAATGTCACGCTTAATAGATCGTTCTATGAGCGAGAAGCCGAAGATCGCTAAATTAGCAGATATTATCTCTACCTATTTTGTTATTGGATTATTAATTTGTTGTGTAGGGACATTCACTGTTTGGTATTTCTTAGCAGATGCCCCGACAGCATTTGGGGTTACGCTTGCTGTTTTAGTTGTCTCTTGCCCCTGCGCGCTCGCTTTAGCGACTCCTTCTGCATTAAGTGCCGGCAATCAGGCGATTATCGAAAAAGGTTTAATCGCAACACGAGCCGGAGCATTAGAGACTTTAGGGAAAGTGACCGATATTGTTTTTGATAAAACAGGGACCCTGACAGAAGGTCGCTTAACGATTAATGAAATATTGCTCTACACCGATCAATATAGCGAGTTTGAATTAACGAAAGTTGCCGCAAGCTTAGAGGCGACTTCGAACCATCCTATCGCCTACGGTTTTAGTGAGTGGGCATATGAAAATCAAGCTGAGCTCTATACGGTGGATATTATTGAGAATGTTGTAGGGCGAGGTATTAAGGGAGAAATCAACGGTATCAACTATAAAATTGGTCGTCTTGATTGGTTTGATCTTAGCGAATATGAAGGGAAATTTGATTCTGGCTTATGGGTCGGCTTAGGGATCGGCGATCAACTCTTAGTAGCTTACTCTCTACTAGATCAACTTAAAGATGATACTCAAGAGGTGGTTGAAGCTTTAAGAGCGCAAGGTTACCGTCTGCATATCTTAAGTGGAGATCGACAAACGACGGTTGATCTCTTTAATGAGGCATTGAAGATCGAAGATGCGCGTGGGGATCTTCTTCCCGAGGGGAAATTGGCTCGGGTTGAAGAGTTGCAAGCATCGGGTGCGATTGTGGCGATGCTTGGGGATGGAATTAATGATGGTCCAGTTTTAGCGAAGGCAGATGTCTCCATTGCAATTGGTCAAGGAGCACTGCTAGCTCAATCGACAGCAGATATGATTTTGATGAGTGATCAACATTTAATGCCGCTAGTAGAGGGGGTTAAATTAGCGAAAAGAACCGATAAAATTATTACGCAAAATCTCTTTTGGGCGTTATTATATAATATCGTTGCTATTCCGTGCGCAATGACAGGTTTTGTCTTGCCTTGGATGGCAGCACTCGGAATGAGTTTAAGCTCATTAATAGTAGTAGGCAATACACTCAGAATTAGGGAGGGCCGAAACCGATGA
- the gatA gene encoding Asp-tRNA(Asn)/Glu-tRNA(Gln) amidotransferase subunit GatA has product MHTKTISELRLQLEKGEVSATEVMQYFQDRIKKYDSQINSFITTTFDQAEADAQKADQILKNGEGKLLTGVPIAHKDLVSTKGVLTTAASKMLSNYVPPFDATIVERLENHGAISLGKVNMDEFAMGSTGGTSYYGITNNPWNLDHVAGGSSSGSAAAVAAGLVLAATGSDTGGSIRQPASFCGVTGIKPTYGRVSRYGLVPFASSLDQAGVLAKSAEDCALVLEGMAGFDQKDPTSMEIELPHFSQSLDMPLKGLKMALPRNFFEGEMDAATAKAIDETLDIYRKLGLEFVEVELKYHDLVTPVYYVVAPAEAASNLARYDGIRFGYRAEDVQNLEELYCRTRSEGFGNEVKSRILMGTYAKTEKLYQDFYIKGQQIRRLISEEYQAVLKEVDFIAGPTVAGPAYSKNHKASSIQNSLFDTNLIGANLAGLPALSHPMGFSEGMPLGFQVIGRAFDEARLLAVAHQYQQNSDWHKKIPTNFA; this is encoded by the coding sequence ATGCATACAAAAACAATTTCAGAACTTCGCCTTCAGTTAGAGAAGGGGGAAGTTTCAGCAACGGAAGTTATGCAATACTTCCAAGATAGAATTAAAAAATATGATTCGCAGATCAATAGTTTTATTACAACCACTTTTGATCAGGCAGAAGCAGATGCCCAAAAAGCAGATCAGATCTTAAAAAATGGAGAAGGGAAGTTATTGACAGGAGTTCCTATCGCGCATAAGGATCTGGTCTCGACTAAAGGTGTCTTAACGACAGCAGCGTCGAAGATGTTAAGTAATTATGTTCCTCCTTTTGATGCGACAATTGTAGAGCGATTAGAGAATCATGGTGCAATTTCATTAGGTAAGGTCAATATGGATGAGTTCGCGATGGGCTCAACCGGTGGCACTAGTTACTACGGTATTACCAATAACCCATGGAATCTTGATCATGTTGCGGGAGGCTCTTCGAGTGGTTCTGCAGCGGCTGTCGCTGCCGGTTTAGTTCTTGCTGCAACGGGTTCAGATACGGGGGGATCTATTCGTCAACCTGCAAGTTTTTGTGGTGTAACGGGAATTAAACCAACCTATGGGCGTGTCTCTCGCTACGGGCTAGTTCCTTTTGCTTCCTCTTTAGATCAGGCAGGGGTTTTAGCTAAAAGTGCCGAGGATTGTGCTTTAGTTTTAGAGGGAATGGCGGGATTTGATCAGAAAGATCCAACTTCTATGGAGATCGAGTTACCTCACTTCTCCCAATCGCTCGATATGCCGCTAAAAGGTTTAAAAATGGCACTTCCACGTAACTTCTTTGAAGGAGAGATGGATGCGGCAACGGCAAAAGCAATCGATGAGACGCTCGATATCTATCGTAAGTTAGGATTAGAGTTTGTTGAAGTAGAGTTAAAGTATCATGATCTTGTAACACCTGTTTATTATGTCGTAGCACCGGCTGAGGCAGCAAGTAACCTTGCACGTTACGATGGTATTCGTTTCGGTTACCGTGCTGAAGATGTTCAAAATTTGGAAGAGCTCTATTGCCGCACTCGCTCTGAAGGTTTTGGTAATGAGGTGAAGAGCCGCATCTTAATGGGAACTTATGCAAAAACCGAGAAGCTCTATCAAGACTTCTACATAAAAGGGCAACAGATTCGTCGCTTGATTAGTGAAGAGTATCAAGCGGTTCTGAAAGAGGTTGATTTTATTGCAGGTCCTACGGTGGCAGGCCCGGCATATAGTAAAAATCATAAAGCTTCGAGTATTCAAAACTCCCTCTTTGATACCAATCTCATTGGTGCAAATCTTGCAGGTTTACCGGCGCTCAGTCATCCTATGGGTTTTAGTGAAGGTATGCCACTAGGTTTCCAAGTCATCGGTCGCGCATTTGATGAAGCTCGTTTGTTGGCAGTTGCTCATCAATATCAACAAAATAGTGATTGGCATAAAAAGATCCCAACAAATTTTGCATAA
- a CDS encoding FixH family protein, with protein MNETVAIMLLGIASVLVACIILHRLLRFTPLQAASITALMGIAVVVPFSILHWRGGDVFTLYITCNLLTSFAYYLIASGGMKSLRDKDGKRMHWAPITILGFFLVLTIQNGAFVVMAEKGLIFKTNAEDAFVSTRFPGEVPNAYHKKEAYYNAYQKRLLEQERRGWQVKFGFAETPFVDQDNFFVVQLLDKEGNPLENAEVVAKFTRSAEQELNRDFNLEMSEPGLYSVPISFPRIGPWGLELDILKGEDRHELVGRTLVNCPPDMVCELEERLRVH; from the coding sequence ATGAATGAAACTGTAGCAATAATGCTGCTCGGTATCGCATCAGTATTAGTGGCCTGTATTATTTTACACAGGCTACTAAGATTTACACCGTTACAAGCAGCGAGTATTACAGCATTGATGGGAATAGCAGTTGTTGTTCCTTTCTCTATTTTGCATTGGCGTGGTGGTGATGTATTTACACTCTATATCACCTGTAATCTGCTAACTTCATTTGCTTATTATCTTATCGCTTCTGGCGGGATGAAGAGTCTTCGTGATAAAGATGGTAAACGAATGCATTGGGCTCCCATTACGATATTGGGCTTCTTCTTAGTTTTAACGATTCAAAATGGTGCCTTTGTCGTGATGGCAGAGAAGGGATTGATCTTTAAGACAAATGCTGAAGATGCTTTTGTGAGTACTAGATTCCCCGGAGAAGTTCCTAATGCCTATCACAAGAAAGAAGCGTATTATAATGCTTATCAGAAACGTCTTTTGGAGCAGGAGAGACGTGGTTGGCAGGTGAAGTTTGGCTTTGCTGAAACCCCGTTTGTGGATCAGGATAACTTCTTTGTTGTTCAGCTTTTAGATAAAGAAGGGAATCCATTGGAGAATGCTGAAGTTGTTGCAAAATTCACCCGTTCTGCTGAGCAAGAGTTAAATAGAGATTTTAACCTTGAAATGTCAGAACCTGGTCTATATTCAGTGCCAATCAGTTTTCCGCGAATTGGGCCTTGGGGTTTAGAGCTTGATATTCTTAAGGGTGAGGATCGACATGAGTTGGTAGGGCGAACCCTAGTTAACTGCCCACCTGATATGGTGTGTGAGCTAGAGGAACGTCTTAGAGTCCACTAG
- the ccoG gene encoding cytochrome c oxidase accessory protein CcoG: MANNLSEQNNTTPSSDSLYAKRIPIYPRSVKGKFRTFKSSVLALAFLVFYLLPWVPWDRGPGLPGQAVVFDLTAKTFYIFSLPVDIQNIFWLAGILAIFAFSLFFVTAVLGRVFCGYFCFQTLWTDAFIMIESVIQGNRNARKRLHEGPWNGEKISKIGLTWLVWLIFSAWTGFTFTSYWMPAPELIKVVFIGQAPFAAYGAIAFITAATFIMAGFSREQVCTYMCPYARFQGVMFDKDTLVVTYDEARGERTKGRAKPTKALRDRDTRIEEGYGDCIDCDLCVQVCPAGIDIRDGINYRCITCGLCIDACHNMMTSLKYPTGLIRYASENSLEGKKTNYFTPRNIGYGIVIIIVAAILAWSVSHRDVAHYIVESTRKPPTLLSDGRLQNTYELKFNNLTLDAQKIHVAVEDEGYELAMRFNDITLKPGERVALNAAVRKDKNVAFIPKVTFDITVSDPETGDVIDKQQMKAIFLER, from the coding sequence GTGGCAAATAATCTATCAGAGCAGAACAATACAACTCCAAGCAGTGATTCGCTTTATGCAAAACGTATTCCTATCTACCCCCGCAGTGTTAAGGGGAAATTTAGAACTTTTAAAAGTTCCGTTTTAGCATTAGCATTTCTTGTCTTTTATTTATTACCTTGGGTGCCATGGGATAGAGGCCCTGGCCTACCAGGACAGGCTGTCGTATTCGATTTAACGGCGAAGACCTTCTATATCTTTAGCTTACCTGTCGATATTCAAAATATATTCTGGTTAGCAGGTATTTTGGCTATTTTTGCATTCTCCCTTTTCTTTGTAACCGCCGTATTAGGACGGGTATTCTGTGGGTATTTCTGCTTCCAGACGCTTTGGACTGATGCATTCATTATGATTGAGAGCGTCATTCAAGGAAATCGTAATGCGCGTAAACGTCTACATGAAGGGCCATGGAATGGAGAGAAAATTAGTAAGATCGGTTTGACTTGGTTAGTTTGGCTTATTTTTTCTGCATGGACAGGGTTCACATTTACCTCATATTGGATGCCTGCACCAGAATTGATTAAAGTTGTGTTTATTGGGCAAGCGCCTTTTGCAGCATATGGGGCGATCGCATTTATAACTGCAGCAACCTTTATTATGGCGGGTTTCTCTCGTGAGCAAGTCTGTACTTACATGTGTCCTTATGCTCGTTTCCAAGGGGTTATGTTTGATAAAGATACGCTCGTAGTCACTTATGATGAAGCAAGAGGTGAGAGAACTAAGGGAAGAGCAAAACCAACGAAGGCTTTAAGAGATCGTGATACACGTATTGAAGAAGGTTACGGTGATTGTATCGATTGTGATCTATGTGTGCAGGTCTGTCCCGCAGGTATCGATATTCGTGATGGTATCAACTATCGCTGTATTACGTGTGGTCTCTGTATTGATGCTTGTCACAATATGATGACGAGCCTTAAATATCCAACGGGATTAATACGTTACGCTTCTGAAAATAGTTTAGAGGGTAAAAAGACTAATTACTTTACACCAAGAAATATTGGTTATGGTATTGTAATCATCATTGTTGCAGCAATCTTGGCTTGGAGCGTTTCGCATCGAGATGTTGCACACTATATTGTTGAATCAACCCGTAAACCGCCAACACTCTTAAGTGATGGTCGACTTCAAAATACTTACGAATTGAAGTTTAATAACTTGACGCTCGATGCACAGAAAATTCATGTCGCAGTAGAGGATGAGGGTTATGAGTTAGCGATGCGTTTTAACGATATTACCTTAAAGCCGGGTGAGCGTGTAGCTCTCAATGCGGCAGTCCGTAAAGACAAGAATGTTGCGTTTATTCCTAAGGTTACATTTGATATTACTGTTTCTGATCCAGAGACAGGGGATGTCATTGATAAGCAGCAGATGAAAGCGATATTTCTTGAGAGATAA
- the ccoS gene encoding cbb3-type cytochrome oxidase assembly protein CcoS has translation MSPLFILLPLTLVGMVVAGYAFIWAVRSDQFDDMEGPAYQILFDEDERPLDQEEKRAEETSGEPLKREEDSLVKKDSKDEGSLKAEERLKDEDR, from the coding sequence ATGAGTCCGCTATTTATATTACTTCCATTGACCCTAGTAGGGATGGTTGTAGCAGGTTACGCATTTATTTGGGCTGTTCGCTCAGATCAATTCGATGATATGGAAGGTCCTGCTTATCAGATCCTTTTTGATGAGGATGAGAGACCTCTTGATCAAGAGGAGAAGAGGGCAGAAGAGACTTCCGGCGAGCCTTTAAAGAGAGAAGAAGACTCTCTAGTAAAGAAAGACTCGAAAGATGAGGGTTCACTTAAGGCAGAAGAAAGGTTAAAAGATGAAGATAGATGA
- the ccoN gene encoding cytochrome-c oxidase, cbb3-type subunit I, whose amino-acid sequence MGQSKSLHDHYEYGVIRGLVVSTLFFGALGLSAGLWAALELTWPVLNFDLPGLTFGRLRPVHTTLVIFGMGGSALIGTSFYVVQRTCQVRLAYPVLAYIVWIGWTVVFTLVPISYMMGYTQGKEYAEFEWIFDWAVAVIWLMYFFVFVMTVLRRKQKHIYVANWFYLAFILATTLLHVFNNISIPVFGAEGLKSYNVFSGMQDAMVQWWYGHNAVGFILTVAFLGMMYYFVPKEAGRPIYSYRLSIVHFWALTFLYMWAGAHHLHWTSLPDWVSSLSATFSIILLLPSWGGMINGIMTLSGAWDSIRTNPIIRFMVVSLSFYGMSTFEGPLMSLRSVNALSHYTDWTVGHVHAGALGWVAMITFASLYHMVPRVFGGKIWSERMIFAHFWLATIGIVIYIVSLWVAGIGQGMMLRAFNPEYGTLAYEFIETVKFMHTPYIFRAIGGGMFLLGAVLMIINFVMTMIVGTRAQADNNALIPDAKAHA is encoded by the coding sequence ATGGGACAAAGTAAAAGTCTTCATGATCATTATGAGTACGGAGTAATCCGTGGGCTCGTAGTTAGTACTCTGTTTTTTGGAGCACTAGGATTATCTGCTGGACTTTGGGCGGCGTTAGAGCTGACCTGGCCAGTATTAAACTTTGATTTGCCAGGACTAACGTTCGGGCGCCTTAGACCTGTTCATACCACTTTAGTTATCTTTGGTATGGGGGGATCTGCATTAATCGGTACATCTTTCTATGTTGTGCAGAGAACGTGTCAGGTAAGATTAGCCTATCCAGTCTTGGCATATATTGTATGGATTGGCTGGACAGTTGTATTTACATTGGTTCCGATCAGCTACATGATGGGTTACACTCAAGGTAAAGAGTATGCTGAATTTGAGTGGATTTTTGACTGGGCGGTAGCCGTTATCTGGTTGATGTATTTCTTTGTTTTTGTAATGACTGTTTTACGTCGTAAACAGAAGCATATCTATGTTGCTAACTGGTTCTATCTTGCGTTTATCCTCGCGACGACACTTCTCCATGTATTTAACAACATCTCGATTCCTGTATTTGGCGCAGAGGGTTTAAAATCTTATAACGTATTTAGCGGTATGCAGGATGCAATGGTGCAATGGTGGTATGGACATAACGCTGTTGGTTTCATCTTAACAGTTGCGTTCCTTGGTATGATGTATTACTTCGTACCGAAAGAGGCGGGTCGTCCGATCTACTCATATCGTCTTTCGATTGTTCACTTCTGGGCATTGACCTTCCTATATATGTGGGCTGGTGCGCATCACTTGCATTGGACTTCACTTCCAGACTGGGTGAGCTCACTCTCTGCAACATTCTCAATTATTCTTCTTCTTCCTTCATGGGGTGGGATGATTAACGGTATCATGACCTTGTCAGGTGCATGGGATTCAATCCGTACTAATCCAATTATCCGCTTCATGGTGGTATCTCTCTCCTTCTATGGTATGAGTACATTTGAAGGTCCATTAATGAGTCTTCGTTCTGTTAACGCACTCTCTCACTATACTGACTGGACAGTAGGTCACGTTCATGCGGGTGCATTAGGATGGGTTGCGATGATTACATTCGCGTCACTCTATCACATGGTTCCACGTGTGTTTGGTGGTAAGATCTGGAGCGAGCGCATGATCTTTGCTCACTTCTGGTTAGCGACGATTGGAATTGTAATCTACATTGTTTCTTTATGGGTTGCGGGTATCGGTCAAGGTATGATGTTGCGTGCATTTAACCCTGAGTATGGAACACTTGCATACGAATTTATTGAAACAGTTAAGTTTATGCATACTCCGTATATCTTCAGAGCAATTGGTGGTGGCATGTTCTTATTGGGTGCTGTTCTTATGATCATTAACTTTGTAATGACAATGATTGTAGGTACTCGTGCTCAAGCGGATAACAATGCGTTAATCCCTGATGCAAAAGCTCATGCGTAA
- a CDS encoding cbb3-type cytochrome oxidase subunit 3, producing MMDFFMWFTDLGNSKTLAAVIFFAVFIGIIIYTFTGKARKKRFDEYRYIPFMDDEEFLFDQKEQKDKTQDQSNGHK from the coding sequence ATGATGGATTTCTTTATGTGGTTTACAGACTTAGGCAATAGTAAAACCTTAGCAGCTGTTATCTTCTTTGCTGTCTTTATCGGAATTATCATCTACACATTCACCGGTAAAGCTCGGAAAAAACGGTTTGATGAGTATCGATATATTCCATTTATGGATGATGAAGAGTTCCTCTTTGATCAGAAAGAGCAGAAAGACAAAACTCAAGATCAAAGCAATGGACACAAATAA
- a CDS encoding cbb3-type cytochrome c oxidase N-terminal domain-containing protein, translating into MSENTNKKDLNNAEVETTGHVWDGDLQEYNNPLPRWWLYAFYGTIIFAIGYWILFPTWPMANGYTKGIYKVEIERPVVQQSGDLLVDVEDADNAQMERVKVHWTTRTRLVNELQSSPEALKRHEHFSELMAKTEEEIINDPNMIKFAENAGKTLFVDNCATCHGPQAQGIVGLYPNLNDDNWLWGGSLAQIEETITKGRRGNMPAGKLTMTPQEIEDVAKYTLTLSNNYTPDEATSRGEELFFGKGACFTCHVDFTKDPRKAQGNPLLGAPNLTDQIWEIVDINSKETPEEKVAAIIPQIRDGVDPNTTNRVMPAWESRLSPEQIRALAVYVHQLGGNSAEESNQ; encoded by the coding sequence ATGAGTGAAAACACAAATAAGAAAGATTTAAACAATGCAGAGGTAGAAACAACCGGTCACGTATGGGACGGTGACCTCCAGGAGTATAATAATCCTCTCCCTAGATGGTGGCTCTATGCTTTCTACGGAACGATTATATTTGCAATCGGCTACTGGATTCTTTTCCCAACTTGGCCGATGGCAAATGGCTATACTAAAGGGATCTACAAGGTTGAGATTGAACGACCTGTAGTGCAACAATCAGGGGATCTTTTAGTTGATGTAGAAGATGCAGATAATGCGCAGATGGAGCGTGTTAAAGTTCACTGGACAACACGTACAAGACTTGTCAATGAGTTACAATCATCTCCTGAAGCATTGAAGCGTCATGAACACTTCTCTGAGCTTATGGCTAAAACAGAAGAAGAGATCATCAATGATCCCAATATGATTAAGTTTGCGGAGAATGCAGGTAAAACACTTTTTGTTGATAACTGTGCAACGTGTCATGGTCCACAAGCGCAAGGAATCGTTGGTCTCTATCCTAACTTGAATGATGATAACTGGCTTTGGGGTGGTAGTTTAGCGCAGATCGAGGAGACAATTACTAAAGGTCGCCGTGGTAACATGCCTGCTGGTAAACTAACGATGACTCCTCAAGAGATTGAAGATGTTGCTAAATATACATTAACACTCTCTAATAACTATACTCCCGATGAGGCAACATCACGTGGTGAAGAGCTCTTCTTTGGTAAAGGTGCATGTTTTACATGTCATGTAGACTTTACAAAAGATCCGCGTAAGGCTCAGGGTAACCCGCTTCTTGGTGCGCCTAACTTAACTGATCAGATCTGGGAGATTGTAGATATTAATTCAAAAGAGACTCCAGAAGAGAAGGTTGCGGCAATTATCCCACAAATTCGTGACGGGGTTGATCCTAATACCACGAACCGTGTGATGCCGGCTTGGGAATCACGTTTAAGCCCGGAGCAGATTCGTGCATTAGCTGTCTATGTTCACCAATTAGGTGGAAATAGTGCGGAAGAGTCTAATCAATAA
- the ccoO gene encoding cytochrome-c oxidase, cbb3-type subunit II, which yields MKHERLEKNTGLLLLFTLAVISIGGLIEIVPLFYIDGTIEEVKKNVTEVKLDENFQPVLDENGNAVMVTREVDAIRPYTPLEFLGRNIYVAEGCYNCHSQQIRPMQDEYERYGHYSLAAESQFDKPFQWGSRRIGPDLARVGGKMDNQWHVDHLVDPKSRVPASIMPKYPWLLEDDLYYADVKEHLSAARIAGVPYSKTEEEYQANIERFGIDVANMLVIDLAAQNLEAQAAAGNYDMNPDRLTKMDAIVAYLQVLGTMVEFKEDQGIEFSEFR from the coding sequence ATTAAACATGAACGTTTAGAAAAAAATACAGGGCTTTTACTTCTCTTCACACTTGCGGTGATTAGTATCGGTGGGTTGATCGAGATTGTTCCTCTCTTCTATATTGATGGAACGATCGAAGAAGTGAAGAAGAACGTTACAGAAGTAAAGCTTGATGAGAACTTCCAACCCGTTCTTGATGAAAATGGTAATGCAGTGATGGTCACTCGTGAAGTAGATGCGATCCGTCCTTATACACCATTAGAATTTTTAGGTCGTAATATCTATGTAGCGGAAGGTTGCTATAACTGTCACTCACAACAGATTCGTCCTATGCAGGATGAGTATGAGCGTTATGGACACTACTCATTAGCGGCAGAATCTCAATTTGACAAACCATTCCAATGGGGATCGCGTCGTATTGGGCCAGACCTTGCACGTGTGGGTGGTAAAATGGATAACCAATGGCATGTGGATCACTTAGTCGATCCTAAGAGCCGCGTTCCGGCATCAATTATGCCTAAATATCCTTGGTTGCTTGAAGATGATCTCTACTATGCAGATGTTAAGGAGCACTTAAGTGCAGCGCGCATTGCTGGTGTTCCTTACTCGAAGACAGAAGAGGAATATCAGGCAAATATAGAGCGCTTTGGTATTGATGTTGCCAATATGCTTGTTATTGACCTTGCGGCACAAAACTTAGAAGCACAGGCAGCTGCAGGAAATTACGATATGAATCCTGACCGTCTCACTAAAATGGATGCAATTGTTGCTTACCTTCAGGTATTAGGAACAATGGTTGAGTTTAAAGAAGACCAGGGTATCGAATTTAGTGAATTCCGTTAA
- the gatC gene encoding Asp-tRNA(Asn)/Glu-tRNA(Gln) amidotransferase subunit GatC, with protein MKIDDKTVEWLAFLAHLQISEDKVETQKLRLENMAEVIRAIRDVETEGIAPMTNPFDATLTLRADVVTVKNERDELQKLAQNVEDGLYLVPQVIE; from the coding sequence ATGAAGATAGATGATAAGACAGTAGAATGGTTGGCATTTTTGGCCCATCTACAGATTAGTGAGGATAAAGTTGAAACGCAGAAATTGCGTCTTGAGAATATGGCGGAAGTCATTCGAGCGATACGCGATGTAGAGACTGAAGGCATCGCACCAATGACCAATCCCTTTGATGCGACTTTAACATTACGTGCCGATGTAGTGACTGTCAAAAATGAGCGTGATGAGTTACAAAAACTAGCGCAGAATGTTGAAGATGGTCTATATCTTGTTCCTCAAGTCATTGAATAG